One window of the Hyperolius riggenbachi isolate aHypRig1 chromosome 5, aHypRig1.pri, whole genome shotgun sequence genome contains the following:
- the LOC137517944 gene encoding E3 ubiquitin-protein ligase UHRF1-like — protein MWIQVRTMDGRRTERIDGLSKLSRVEELRGRVQEVFQAERDRQRLFYRGKQMEDGHTLFDYSVGLNDIVQLLVRQSVAPEQVRAPEEQEGAPEEERAPEQEEQPTERGLYQPGHLVDARDLSMGAWFEAQVVKVTQKAGDLLYHITYEDYPDNGVVQMLEKDIRPRARNKVQWEQLLVGQVVMVNYNPDDPKEKGYWYDAEIQKKRDSRTTKEVYAKVFLAGAGDPVDNCRIRFVDEIFQIEEPGSESLSSTDSPPKRQNGPECKQCRDNPRVKCRMCACHLCGGKQDPGKQLLCDECDMAFHLYCLDPPLSAPPEEDWYCPECRIDANEVVLAGEKLKESKKKAKMASASSSCQRDWGKGMACMGRTKECTIVPSNHFGPIPGVPVGTMWKFRVQVSEAGVHRPHVAGIHGRGNDGSYSLVLAGGYEDDADNGTEFTYTGSGGRDLSGNKRTAEQSCDQKLTNMNRALALNCNAPINDKQGSVAKDWRAGKPVRVVRNSKGRKHSKYAPEDGNRYDGIYKVVKYWPQKGKSGFLVWRYLLRRDDEEPAPWTKEGKERIKKLGLHMQYPEGYLESVASKEREKENDAGATERETPSKGKRKRKAEDSKPLTPSTGTPKKTKVELYKLTPEQKSLIQKDQLNAKLWSEVMSFLKEGPKFIAKVEETFLCICCQEVVYEPVTTECLHNICKSCLDRSFKASVHTCPACRFDLGKNYNMCVNKPLQAILGQLFPGYERGR, from the coding sequence ATGTGGATCCAGGTGCGCACGATGGACGGCCGCCGCACGGAGCGCATTGATGGCCTCTCTAAGCTGAGCCGGGTGGAGGAGCTGCGGGGCCGGGTGCAGGAAGTCTTCCAGGCGGAGCGGGACCGACAGCGGCTCTTCTACCGCGGCAAGCAGATGGAGGACGGACACACACTGTTCGATTATAGCGTCGGCCTGAACGACATCGTGCAGCTGCTGGTGCGGCAGAGCGTGGCCCCGGAGCAGGTGCGGGCCCCGGAGGAGCAGGAGGGGGCCCCGGAGGAGGAGCGGGCCCCGGAGCAGGAGGAGCAGCCCACAGAGCGCGGCCTCTACCAGCCCGGCCACCTAGTGGACGCCCGGGACCTCAGCATGGGCGCCTGGTTTGAGGCTCAGGTGGTGAAGGTGACCCAGAAGGCTGGAGACCTCCTCTACCACATCACCTATGAGGACTACCCTGACAATGGGGTGGTGCAGATGCTGGAGAAGGACATCAGACCCCGGGCCAGGAAcaaggtccaatgggagcagctgCTGGTGGGCCAGGTGGTCATGGTCAACTACAACCCTGATGACCCCAAAGAGAAGGGCTACTGGTATGATGCTGAGATCCAGAAGAAGAGGGACAGCAGGACCACTAAGGAGGTCTATGCCAAGGTCTTCCTGGCTGGGGCTGGGGACCCCGTGGACAATTGCAGGATCCGCTTTGTGGATGAGATCTTCCAGATTGAGGAGCCGGGAAGTGAGAGCCTTTCTTCCACTGATAGCCCCCCGAAGCGTCAGAATGGTCCAGAATGCAAGCAGTGCAGGGACAATCCTAGGGTGAAATGTCGCATGTGTGCTTGTCACCTGTGTGGGGGCAAGCAGGACCCTGgaaagcagctgctgtgtgatgagtgTGATATGGCCTTCCACTTGtactgcctggatcctccgctttCTGCCCCTCCTGAGGAGGACTGGTATTGCCCAGAGTGTAGAATTGATGCTAACGAAGTGGTTCTAGCTGGGGAAAAGCTGAAAGAAAGCAAAAAGAAAGCCAAGATGGCGTCTGCATCTAGTTCTTGCCAGAGAGACTGGGGGAAAGGCATGGCCTGTATGGGGCGCACTAAGGAGTGCACTATTGTTCCATCAAATCATTTTGGGCCAATACCTGGAGTACCTGTTGGCACAATGTGGAAATTCCGAGTTCAGGTTAGTGAAGCGGGAGTCCACAGGCCGCATGTAGCCGGTATCCATGGGCGAGGCAACGATGGCTCCTATTCTCTTGTATTGGCAGGCGGCTATGAAGACGATGCAGATAATGGCACAGAGTTCACTTACACTGGCAGTGGAGGTCGTGACCTCTCTGGTAACAAACGCACCGCTGAGCAGTCATGTGATCAGAAGCTCACCAACATGAACAGAGCTCTTGCCCTAAACTGCAATGCTCCCATTAATGACAAACAAGGATCTGTGGCTAAAGACTGGAGAGCTGGTAAGCCTGTGCGCGTTGTGCGAAATTCTAAGGGCAGGAAGCACAGCAAATATGCCCCAGAAGATGGGAACAGATATGATGGAATTTACAAAGTGGTAAAGTACTGGCCTCAGAAGGGGAAGTCTGGCTTTCTTGTATGGCGTTACTTGCTCAGGAGAGATGATGAAGAGCCCGCCCCATGGACCAAGGAGGGCAAAGAGCGCATAAAGAAGCTGGGGCTTCACATGCAGTATCCTGAGGGCTACTTAGAATCTGTTGCCAGCAAGGAGAGGGAGAAAGAAAATGATGCAGGTGCTACTGAGCGCGAAACTCCCAGCAAAGGCAAGAGGAAAAGGAAGGCTGAGGATTCTAAACCTCTAACGCCATCTACTGGTACTCCCAAGAAAACAAAAGTAGAACTGTACAAACTGACTCCAGAGCAGAAATCCCTGATCCAGAAAGACCAGCTTAATGCCAAGCTATGGAGTGAAGTCATGTCTTTTCTTAAGGAGGGTCCCAAGTTTATAGCCAAAGTGGAGGAAACCTTCTTATGTATCTGTTGCCAAGAGGTGGTGTATGAGCCAGTCACCACCGAATGCCTGCACAATATCTGCAAGAGTTGCCTTGACCGTTCCTTTAAAGCGTCTGTGCACACTTGTCCTGCTTGCAGGTTTGACCTGGGCAAGAACTACAATATGTGTGTAAATAAGCCACTGCAAGCCATTCTTGGCCAGCTGTTCCCTGGCTATGAGAGGGGCAGATAA